In the Deltaproteobacteria bacterium genome, GTTAAAGACATCAATGGTAATGTCTTTACGAAAGTCTTTTAAAGACATGCCGGGATCGCCATCAGCAAAGTTATTGACCTTATTTGCCCACTCTTCAAAAGTTGTGTCATGAGTGACCCCTGCTTCCAGGGTTATGCCCTCAAAGGATGTCTTTCCCGGAAGCTTGCGGCTGGTGCTCGGATCACCGCCTTCCCGCCAGTCGGTGCTTTCCGTCGTCTTTTTTAAAGCGCTGCATTTGCTCAACCCCGCCACATATTGCCCGTCCCATTTGATTTTAAACTTGAAATTTCGATAGGGATCGAACCTGTAAGTATTTACACTAAATTGTGTCATATCAATTCTCCTTTACATCAAATATCTTATGAAGATTGTCCCGCCTTCTGGCTGATCTTGACCACAACAAACTCAGCCGGCTTCAAAGGCGCAAAACCTATCAATACGTTAACGATCCCAAGATTTATATCGTCTTGAGTCGTGGTTTCACTGTCACACTTAACAAAGAATGCCTGGGAAGGCGTTGCTCCCTGGAAAGCGCCCTGACGGAAGAGGGTCATCATAAAAGAGCCGATATTCAATCGAAGCTGGGACCATAGTTCCTCATCATTCGGCTCGAAAACGGCCCATTGAATACCGTTGTAAATGCTTACACGCAGCATAATGGCCGTACGGCGGACAGGCACATATCGCCATTCCGGATCCGTTGTCTGAGTGCGCGCCCCCCAGATAACACGGCCCGATGCGGCAAATTGCCTGATGACGTTAATATCATGTGGGGATGGATTTAATAAACCGTGCTCTACATCTGTCAGGTTAACGACAAGCCCTGTTGCTCCCGCCAGGCCTGCGCCAGTCCCGGCAGGCGCTTTCCAAACGCCGCGTTTTGCATCAGTCTTGGCATACATGCCCACCACATAACCCGAAGGCGGCACCGATATGGGTTCTGCAGAAACACCTGTTGGATCAAGCGCCAGCAACCAGGGCATATAGACGGCTCCATAACTGTTTTTAGGAGATAGATTGCTGACAAAATTCCGCGCTTCCTCCACCGTATCATCGCTCTGCGCCATATCACCGATAAAGAAGCAATCACTGAGTGAGCGATTCTCGCAATAATTCATGCCGGCGCTGACAACTGTTGACAAGCCGATTCCCGGCACGGCAATTAAACTGACATCATCAATATTATCAAGGCGCGGAAAAGCGTTAATATAATCGCTATCAGTGACAGAATCACCATCAAAACCGTCCTGAACAGAGACAACAGGGGCAACCGAATCATCATGGTCACCCACCAGATAACGCGGAATGGGGTCCGGGCCAGTGTCCGTATTTGCAAGGGGGCGTGTTACCGCGCCACCCAGTATCTCGGTTCCACCTTGCAACTTGCCTAACCTGAGGAAGCCTGTAGCATCATTACTCGAATTTGATGCCGGGGCCACATTAACTGATGAGCCGGGAATAGTTGTTCCCGAGGACAACTGCAGAACGTCCGTAGGAGTCCCATCAATATCTACAGTAACTACTGCCGCAGCAAATGAACTGAATGCTGCCGCAGCGGTGGAGTTTTTAATCTTCGTCAAACCGGGAAGACTTCCACCGTTTCCCCTGACTGCAAGATGAATTGCAGCTGCAATTTTGTTTGTCGTATCTAATGCATCAACAGTTACATCAGTAGGAGTGCCTTTAATACTAATGTTGACAACAGGGTCCGGGGCAAGATCCAGCACATCCGTTAAATTGATTTCCTGATAGCCATCTCCATCGATGTTGATACGAAATCGCCTTTGGACTCCTACCGGCTCAACAGGGGCATCTGCACCGATACTAAGTCCATTTGTGGCATGCGTATTGGCGTTGTTGACGGCAACCCTGACATAATTCGATCCGCCGGTAATATTTTCTACAAAATTTGAGATATCCGGCACCATACTCAAATTCTCGAACCGTTCGCGAGGGGCTATTTCATCACCCATATAAACTTCCATATTGAATTCATTACCTGGATCTATCGTGCCATTGGTAATCCTGATTTCAATATTATTCCCCCAGAAGCCGGGGCTGACAGCTTCTATCGTTAAACTTGCTTCTGCGGCAACGGCCCGATCATTGATGACAATGTTTGCAACCCTTGTATTTGCGCCGGAGACTCTTACGATATAACACTGACTGCCGCCGTTATTAAAAAACTGATAGACAGAATGCGCCAGATAGGAACCGGGAATAAAATCTCCATATAGATTTTGGAACTGTGTAAAATTAAATACTCTTACAGCCTCCGTAAGACTGCCTTTTTGCGCCTGCCCTATAAAAGCAGCAGTCGAGGTGCTTGCCGCAGCGATAGGCCGCACGCCGCTCGATACTTCTTCAACATAAACGCCCGGATAAGATACAACAGCCATTATAGTGTTCTCCTTTCAAAGATTAGAATCTGAGTTTTTCTTCATTCCTTAACAGGTTTCGCTTTTCCTCCCTTTGGGGGCTTTGTTTTTCCTCCCCCCTCAGGTTCCCCTTTAACTTCTTTTACAGGCGGCACCTTTTTCTTTCCCTCGGCAAGGTCAATGACGCGCCGCTTTCGCAGTTTTTCCACTTTTGCGTTACTTTTCACCTCCACATCGGGAATATCCGCCGAAATAACTCTCGGCGCAAGATGCAAGGACTGGCCGCTGTTTAAGCGTATCAGCACCGGCCTGTTAGTGAGATTCTTCAATTTTACGGGCATGGAACACCTCCTCATCATTAAAATTAGCATTACAAAAGTTTAACGAGGGACCTTTTGAGGGCTCAACGTCTAGACACTTTTTAAGGCTTTATAGATAAAAAAGCCTCTGTCACCTTTAACCCTCTTCAACTTCCCCTGTTTGATTAACTCTTCCAAAGCATGGGCCACCTTATCAACGGCACAGTCCACTCTTTCAAACTCCAGCCACCAGTTGGTAATATCTTCCAGAGCACCCCCCGTATCCTGGTTTTTTAGAAGA is a window encoding:
- a CDS encoding phage tail protein — protein: MTQFSVNTYRFDPYRNFKFKIKWDGQYVAGLSKCSALKKTTESTDWREGGDPSTSRKLPGKTSFEGITLEAGVTHDTTFEEWANKVNNFADGDPGMSLKDFRKDITIDVFNLQGSKVLSYNVYRCWVSEYQALPELDASGNAVMIQTIKLENEGWDRDAAVTEPTES
- a CDS encoding phage tail sheath subtilisin-like domain-containing protein — translated: MAVVSYPGVYVEEVSSGVRPIAAASTSTAAFIGQAQKGSLTEAVRVFNFTQFQNLYGDFIPGSYLAHSVYQFFNNGGSQCYIVRVSGANTRVANIVINDRAVAAEASLTIEAVSPGFWGNNIEIRITNGTIDPGNEFNMEVYMGDEIAPRERFENLSMVPDISNFVENITGGSNYVRVAVNNANTHATNGLSIGADAPVEPVGVQRRFRINIDGDGYQEINLTDVLDLAPDPVVNISIKGTPTDVTVDALDTTNKIAAAIHLAVRGNGGSLPGLTKIKNSTAAAAFSSFAAAVVTVDIDGTPTDVLQLSSGTTIPGSSVNVAPASNSSNDATGFLRLGKLQGGTEILGGAVTRPLANTDTGPDPIPRYLVGDHDDSVAPVVSVQDGFDGDSVTDSDYINAFPRLDNIDDVSLIAVPGIGLSTVVSAGMNYCENRSLSDCFFIGDMAQSDDTVEEARNFVSNLSPKNSYGAVYMPWLLALDPTGVSAEPISVPPSGYVVGMYAKTDAKRGVWKAPAGTGAGLAGATGLVVNLTDVEHGLLNPSPHDINVIRQFAASGRVIWGARTQTTDPEWRYVPVRRTAIMLRVSIYNGIQWAVFEPNDEELWSQLRLNIGSFMMTLFRQGAFQGATPSQAFFVKCDSETTTQDDINLGIVNVLIGFAPLKPAEFVVVKISQKAGQSS